From a single Ornithorhynchus anatinus isolate Pmale09 chromosome 4, mOrnAna1.pri.v4, whole genome shotgun sequence genomic region:
- the SEC16A gene encoding protein transport protein Sec16A isoform X2 codes for MQPPPQTVPPGTGGPPPVGGIPRNRYWSNSPYSRRANTPVAPAAGPVQPVTDPFAFGRQTPQGTPLGNQSKGSPLVMQGPSGVFPQPSNTQVPQPHAGDNPLGLHPSLPGPPSQPGVNTDLFTNTSAPSALSGWAANSGAEIHPNTEPGPRNPSVPSHYSSGPGLENSYGGYPQGSVPPPGRPLSRQDPSAPSSGAPTTSSFFPPPLQQTAAQWRPVQGSPPPSLHNYPPFAELPSHSTAPLAPGMSHFHPGAGHQQYVPPVTVSGPPGGGEKREPASDHHPENRFSQTPGATAPWVSQPYPEQFYPPQHLADPSLANPVAQVNSSENQPQYGTEAVLGHGQPEAPSGTFSVFFARGEAKNEENLSLGIAGKSDFDGFPPSSGPGYPHPPHPPQLGAAGLPQAAVVQGSPSEDVQRVVDAPPYFSQPASNQHDTHTAKNTDLYADDRSGVGAAHGSQFENIENLECVQNQEVPPSEPPNLPASSPNELYRYGPATGQPLPKHSVGSHAEGGSNLESPDALPHPIRSESVSSNYSGVSHRSAASSARPQELVGTFIQQEVGKPDEELSGSFFKQIDSSPLGGEICEPSVHKSYHGNLSQPPTPSPPKPTGVFQTSANSSFEPVRAHGVGVKPVEADRANVVAELRENPGTQKNSRPSPALPAASPGNLEQPPDNMETFFMPHGHPLPRPGDPGSLLPHIGGPPLENTPLSSEKRASTRAHAKKCESPATTLWAQNELPNFGGNVLLAPAAPALYVPPKTQASEVIQPPDEGLSHQQARKPGSVPVRPPTDGSVSSENLENPPKMGEEEALPSQASSGYASLLSSPPTESLQNQPILIAQPNQSYNLAQPKNISMPLPNRLNPPENNQSQKDPPVADRSTSGSHVLRRSGSGESVPLPGSLNLPVSAGLSKTPFSQGPGTSPEMASNQPTNLLVQPPLNLVPEGQKNQTPENLLPEYASKTVNLPSSPGTRFPPGNSGVMLVPPVSSTLVPQNNPADHSGNRKDISEALDYAVTRTMENQMINNSVHNPASAGNPAFSQKAAAANHAAPSGPEARDKEHFYQQVTKDPRRQTALDGTQQGALAPPQQIAGAPGPKAVPSGQPSDPSHPGSQPGVETPPGSSAPPAGYGPTAAGRPQLPPGTGAPAPAVNAGQPSGQQEPPRPPPSQTPQNAFGPPQNLPPYYYYRHPYEAYQPPYPQPYPTDPRLAPHLYQEDAYGLYDPRYRHYDSGTEYPESYRYAEPERPSSRASHSSERPSSRQGYPERYYNTKGGWSSQSDFYANYYSSQYDYGDPSRWERYQYDPRYRDSRYDRRYWYDSEHDPYRKEPYYDDRPEKYEDHWRYDPRFTGSFDDEPEPHRDPYGDELDRRSVHSEHSAHSQQSSHSRQSSFSSRSRQSQIYRNHDVTANSYDATAQPGSHHGDYSYGYSNHFKDAQTFVDYGYPSETGWSATEHVPSRPSTPEKFSVTHVCARFGPGGHLIKVLPNLPSEGQPALVEIHSMETMLQHTPEQEEMRSFPGPLAKDDTHKVDVINFAQNKATECFRNENLLDKESASLLWDFIVLLCRQNGTVVGTDIAELLLRDHKTVWLPGKSPNEANLIDFSNEAVEQAEEEEAGEAQLSFLTDSLVTTTDSFEKETERFRELLLYGRKKDALESAMKHGLWGHALLLASKMDNRTHARVMTRFANSLPINDPLQTVYQLMSGRMPAASTCCGDEKWGDWRPHLAMVLSNLNNNMDVESRTIATMGDTLASKGLLDAAHFCYLMAQVGFGVYTKKTTKLVLIGSNHSWPFLKFASNEAIHRTEAYEYAQSLGSQPCFLPNFQVFKFIYACRLAEAGLAAQAFHYCEVISKTILQQPHQYSPVLISQLIQIASQLRLFDPQIKEKPEQESFIEPAWLVQLQHLQGQIKEGDIIWNPDRGTPQQYPSTPSSELEHYDGPGLAQDMDAGAGNPLLASLLPNLEPPNQNVRLMPSAPQTILDGSAGVAPPLQQENSSSVPFYPGPPSMRPVPGYSPPGSVPGFSDQYGGEPGAVYLGPDGLPGGQSSHAAEQLPEESRSQDPATRRMPQESPIRSTFPDQREDDFSGKLAPGRRSRTTSQSSVHLGQGRRPQNSESLGHSAGKQPSPSASVPDGKRPAKEVKKDIKEPKKGGESWFSRWLPGKKKTEAYLPDDKNKSIVWDEKKQRWVNLDEPEEMSKPPPPPPTSFPKVPQALPPGPAGPPNASVNMFSRKAGSRARYVDVLNPSGTKPSAPVPAPSDLFAPLAPLPIPSNLFVPNPEEQPPVESGSLEGQTSPVLQTNPEAAAGAQLVNSAASPPGCELPASNLDGSQSGELSRCSSMSSLSREVSQHFNQPACSLPLSGGPPAGTVPFYNPSQFAQPSVAPGSTRLGRIGQRKYPSLK; via the exons ATGCAGCCGCCTCCCCAGACTGTTCCTCCGGGAACTGGCGGACCACCTCCTGTAGGAGGGATTCCTCGGAATAGGTATTGGTCTAACAGCCCTTACAGCAGGCGGGCGAACACCCCGGTGGCTCCGGCAGCCGGCCCCGTGCAGCCTGTGACAGACCCTTTTGCATTTGGTCGGCAGACTCCTCAAGGTACTCCGTTAGGCAATCAATCCAAAGGCAGCCCACTTGTTATGCAAGGTCCCTCAGGGGTGTTCCCTCAACCGTCCAATACGCAGGTGCCTCAACCACACGCTGGGGATAATCCACTCGGACTGCACCCGTCCTTACCGGGACCCCCGTCCCAACCTGGAGTGAATACCGATTTGTTTACAAATACGTCAGCTCCTTCGGCCTTGTCGGGGTGGGCTGCGAACAGCGGTGCAGAAATCCATCCCAACACGGAACCCGGGCCGCGCAACCCATCGGTCCCCTCGCATTACAGTTCCGGACCGGGACTGGAAAATTCGTACGGCGGCTACCCCCAGGGGAGTGTTCCTCCTCCCGGCAGGCCCCTCAGCAGACAGGATCCAAGCGCCCCATCCTCTGGGGCACCCACCACGTCGTCCTTCTTTCCTCCACCCCTTCAACAAACCGCGGCCCAGTGGAGGCCAGTCCAAGGAAGCCCGCCGCCGTCGCTGCATAATTATCCCCCCTTTGCGGAGCTGCCGTCTCACAGTACAGCCCCTCTGGCTCCTGGGATGTCCCATTTTCACCCCGGCGCAGGGCATCAGCAATATGTCCCACCAGTGACCGTGTCAGGACCTCCGGGGGGCGGTGAAAAGAGAGAGCCGGCCAGTGACCACCACCCTGAAAATAGGTTTAGCCAGACTCCGGGAGCGACCGCCCCTTGGGTGAGCCAGCCATACCCGGAACAgttttacccaccccagcatcTGGCAGACCCTTCCCTTGCTAATCCCGTCGCTCAGGTAAATAGCTCAGAGAACCAGCCTCAGTATGGGACCGAGGCGGTACTGGGCCACGGACAGCCAGAGGCCCCTTCAGGGACCTTCTCGGTGTTCTTCGCGAGGGGAGAGGCCAAAAATGAGGAAAACCTTTCTTTGGGAATAGCTGGGAAATCTGATTTTGATGGCTTTCCTCCTAGTTCGGGACCCGGCtaccctcaccctccccacccgccgCAGCTTGGAGCGGCCGGCCTTCCTCAGGCGGCTGTCGTTCAAGGTTCCCCCAGTGAAGACGTGCAACGGGTCGTGGATGCCCCGCCGTATTTCTCTCAGCCTGCAAGCAACCAACATGACACACACACCGCTAAAAACACCGACCTTTACGCTGATGACAGATCAGGTGTCGGCGCAGCTCACGGGTCCCAGTTTGAAAACATCGAGAACTTGGAGTGCGTGCAGAATCAGGAAGTCCCGCCGAGCGAACCCCCAAATTTGCCCGCTTCCTCCCCGAACGAACTGTACCGGTACGGCCCGGCCACGGGGCAGCCGCTTCCAAAGCACAGTGTCGGGAGCCACGCCgaaggggggtccaacctggagtCCCCCGACGCGCTCCCCCATCCTATCCGTTCCGAGAGCGTGTCCTCCAACTACAGCGGCGTCAGTCATCGGAGCGCGGCGAGTTCAGCGAGACCCCAAGAGCTGGTGGGCACGTTTATTCAGCAGGAAGTGGGAAAACCCGATGAAGAGCTCTCGGGGAGCTTCTTTAAACAGATCGACTCATCTCCTTTAGGGGGAGAGATCTGTGAGCCAAGCGTACACAAAAGTTATCACGGCAATCTGTCCCAGCCTCCTACCCCAAGTCCCCCTAAACCTACAGGGGTGTTCCAGACCAGTGCAAACAGTTCTTTCGAACCGGTGAGAGCCCACGGAGTCGGGGTGAAACCCGTCGAGGCCGACCGAGCGAACGTTGTGGCGGAACTGAGGGAGAACCCCGGGACCCAGAAGAATTCCAGGCCAAGTCCGGCCCTCCCGGCCGCCTCACCGGGCAACCTCGAACAACCCCCAGATAACATGGAAACCTTCTTCATGCCCCACGGGCATCCTCTGCCTCGGCCTGGCGACCCTGGGAGCCTGCTTCCCCATATTGGGGGACCACCTTTGGAAAATACTCCCCTGTCGTCCGAAAAGAGAGCATCGACTAGAGCTCACGCCAAGAAGTGCGAGAGTCCCGCCACCACTCTGTGGGCACAGAATGAACTGCCTAACTTTGGAGGAAATGTCCTCctggcccccgccgcccctgcaCTTTACGTACCCCCCAAGACCCAGGCTTCCGAAGTCATTCAGCCCCCCGACGAGGGACTGTCCCACCAGCAGGCCCGGAAGCCGGGATCCGTTCCCGTTCGTCCTCCAACGGACGGCAGCGTGTCCTCCGAAAACCTGGAGAACCCTCCcaaaatgggggaagaggaggccctGCCGTCTCAGGCAAGTTCTGGTTACGCGAGTTTACTGTCCTCGCCGCCCACGGAATCTTTGCAAAATCAACCGATCTTGATTGCCCAGCCTAATCAGAGCTATAATCTGGCTCAGCCCAAGAATATTTCTATGCCCTTACCTAATCGGTTAAATCCTCCCGAAAATAATCAGTCTCAAAAAGACCCTCCAGTCGCGGACAGATCTACATCAGGCAGTCACGTCCTCCGCAGATCGGGGTCTGGAGAGAGCGTGCCTTTGCCAGGTTCTCTTAATTTACCCGTATCTGCCGGTTTGTCTAAGACTCCTTTTTCACAAGGCCCTGGTACCTCTCCTGAAATGGCCTCTAATCAACCTACCAATCTGCTAGTGCAGCCTCCACTTAACCTTGTCCCAGAAGGGCAGAAGAATCAGACCCCAGAAAACCTTCTTCCTGAATATGCCAGTAAAACGGTTAATTTACCTTCTTCCCCCGGGACACGTTTTCCTCCTGGAAACTCAGGTGTGATGTTAGTTCCACCGGTGAGCAGCACCTTGGTGCCCCAGAACAATCCCGCAGATCACTCCGGTAATCGGAAAGATATCTCTGAAGCGCTTGATTATGCGGTAACTCGGACAATGGAAAATCAGATGATAAATAATTCTGTGCATAATCCCGCGTCGGCCGGCAACCCGGCATTTTCGCAGAAAGCCGCTGCCGCTAATCACGCTGCTCCGTCTGGGCCAGAGGCGCGTGACAAGGAGCATTTCTATCAACAGGTAACGAAAGATCCGCGGCGTCAAACGGCCCTAGACGGAACCCAGCAAGGGGCGCTGGCCCCTCCGCAGCAAATAGCGGGCGCTCCGGGGCCCAAAGCAGTACCTTCTGGCCAGCCGTCAGACCCTTCCCATCCCGGCAGTCAGCCCGGCGTCGAAACCCCGCCTGGAAGTTCAGCCCCTCCGGCAGGTTACGGCCCGACGGCTGCCGGGCGGCCCCAGCTTCCGCCCGGGACCGGTGCCCCGGCTCCGGCCGTTAACGCCGGGCAGCCGTCGGGGCAGCAGGaacccccccggccgccgccgtctCAGACTCCTCAAAACGCCTTCGGTCCACCGCAGAACCTGCCACCTTACTATTATTACAGGCACCCTTACGAAGCCTATCAGCCTCCGTATCCACAGCCCTACCCCACAGATCCGCGCCTCGCTCCCCATCTTTACCAG GAGGACGCCTATGGCCTGTATGACCCCCGCTACAGACACTACGATAGCGGTACAGAGTATCCTGAGAGTTATAGATATGCTGAACCAGAACGCCCTAGTTCAAGAGCTAGTCACAGTTCAGAAAGACCATCTTCAAG ACAGGGATATCCTGAGAGATACTACAATACCAAAGGTGGATGGAGCAGCCAGAGTGATTTCTATGCAAATTATTATTCCAGCCAGTATGATTATGGAG ATCCAAGTCGCTGGGAACGTTATCAGTATGACCCCAGGTACCGGGATTCCCGCTATGACCGCAGATACTGGTATGATTCCGAACACGATCCATACAGGAAAGAGCCATATTACGATGACAG GCCTGAAAAATATGAGGATCACTGGCGGTACGATCCTCGATTTACTGGGAGTTTTGATGACGAACCTGAACCCCACAGAGATCCTTACGGTGATGAGCTGGACAGACGCAGTGTCCACAGTGAGCATTCCGCCCACAGCCAACAGAGTTCCCATAGTCGTCAGAGTAGCTTCAGCTCTCGGTCTCGTCAG AGCCAGATCTATAGAAACCAtgatgtgactgctaattcatATGATGCCACAGCTCAGCCAGGCTCCCATCATGGAGACTATTCCTATGGATACAGTAATCACTTCAAGGATGCACAGACTTTTGTAGATTACGGCTACCCTTCTGAAACAGGATGGTCCGCTACAGAACACG TTCCTTCAAGACCATCCACACCTGAGAAATTTTCAGTGACTCATGTCTGTGCACGATTTGGGCCTGGGGGTCATCTTATTAAAGTGCTTCCCAACCTGCCTTCTGAAGGGCAGCCAGCTTTGGTTGAGATACACAGCATGGAG ACTATGCTGCAACATACTCCGGAACAGGAAGAGATGAGGTCATTCCCTGGACCACTAGCTAA AGATGACACCCATAAAGTGGATGTTATTAATTTTGCACAGAACAAAGCAACGGAATGTTTTCGAAATGAAAATTTACTTGATAAAGAGTCTGCCAGTCTTCTCTGGGATTTTATTGTACTGTTGTGCAGGCAGAATGGG ACTGTCGTGGGGACAGACATTGCAGAGCTTCTGTTAAGAGATCACAAAACCGTGTGGCTTCCCGGGAAATCTCCCAATGAAGCAAACCTGATTGACTTTTCCAATGAGGCCGTGGAgcaagctgaggaggaggaggccggcgaAGCACAGCTCTCGTTTCTCACCGACAGTCTGGTAACCACTACTGATAGTtttgagaaggagacagagagattcAGAGAGCTCCTGCTTTATGGCCGGAAGAAG GATGCGTTGGAATCTGCTATGAAGCATGGCTTATGGGGTCATGCTCTATTACTCGCCAGTAAAATGGACAACCGAACACACGCAAGAGTGATGACCAG GTTTGCCAACAGCCTCCCAATTAATGATCCACTGCAAACTGTTTACCAACTCATGTCTGGAAGAATGCCAGCTGCATCCACA tgctgtggagatgagaaatggggagactggAGACCTCACCTTGCTATGGTTTTATCCAACCTGAACAATAATATGGATGTGGAGTCACGGACAATTGCCACTATGGGGGATACTCTTG CTTCAAAAGGCCTCCTGGATGCTGCACATTTTTGCTACTTGATGGCCCAGGTTGGATTTGGAGTCTATacaaagaaaacaacaaaactcGTCCTAATTGGATCAAATCACAG TTGGCCGTTTCTAAAATTTGCTTCCAATGAAGCCATTCACAGAACGGAAGCTTATGAATACGCACAGTCATTGGGAAGTCAGCCCTGCTTCTTACCAAACTTTCAG GTGTTCAAGTTCATTTACGCTTGTCGACTGGCCGAAGCGGGTCTCGCTGCGCAAGCCTTTCATTACTGCGAAGTCATTTCCAAAACCATTCTTCAGCAGCCACACCAGTATTCACCAGTGCTCATCAGTCAACTTATTCAG ATAGCCTCCCAGTTACGACTCTTCGATCCTCAGATAAAAGAGAAGCCAGAACAGGAGTCCTTTATTGAACCTGCTTGGTTAGTTCAGCTTCAGCATTTGCAAGGACAAATAAAG GAAGGTGATATAATTTGGAATCCAGACAGAGGAACCCCTCAGCAGTATCCAAGCACCCCGAGCTCTGAATTAGAGCATTATGATGGCccaggacttgcccaagatatggATGCAGGGGCAGGCAACCCGTTACTGGCATCCCTGTTGCCTAACTTGGAGCCACCTAATCAGAATGTGCGGCTCATGCCATCAG CTCCTCAGACGATACTGGATGGTTCAGCTGGCGTGGCACCTCCTTTGCAGCAAGAAAACTCGAGCAGCGTGCCATTCTACCCAGGGCCTCCCTCTATGAGGCCAGTCCCTGGCTACAGTCCACCTGGCTCTGTTCCAGGGTTTTCGGATCAGTACGGCGGTGAGCCTGGAGCTGTGTACCTAGGACCTGATGGGCTACCAGGTGGGCAGTCTAGCCACGCAGCTGAACAGTTGCCAGAGGAATCCAGGAGCCAGGACCCAG CAACGAGAAGGATGCCCCAGGAATCCCCTATCAGAAGCACTTTCCCGGATCAGAGAGAAGATGACTTCAGTGGAAAACTG GCCCCAGGACGAAGATCGAGAACTACCTCTCAGTCTTCAGTGCACCTG GGCCAAGGAAGAAGGCCCCAGAACTCTGAATCATTAGGGCACTCCGCAGGGAAGCAACCTTCTCCTTCAGCATCAGTTCCCGATGGAAAGAGACCTGCCAAGGAGGTCAAAAAAGATATCAAAGAGCCCAAAAAG GGTGGTGAATCTTGGTTCTCTCGCTGGCttccagggaaaaaaaagactgaaGCTTACCTGCCAGATGATAAGAACAAATCA ATTGTTTGGGATGAAAAGAAGCAGCGTTGGGTGAATTTGGATGAACCAGAAGAAATG AGCaagccaccacctccacctccaacGTCATTTCCAAAGGTTCCGCAGGCTCTTCCCCCAGGTCCCGCGGGACCTCCCAATGCATCTGTTAACATGTTTTCTAGGAAAGCAG GAAGCCGAGCTCGCTACGTCGACGTCTTAAACCCAAGTGGAACCAAACCAAGTGCGCCCGTCCCTGCTCCTTCCGATCTGTTTGCCCCACTGGCACCGCTTCCTATTCCTTCAAACCTGTTTGTGCCCAATCCAG AAGAACAGCCGCCCGTGGAAAGCGGTAGCCTGGAAGGGCAGACCTCACCGGTTCTCCAAACCAACCCAGAAGCCGCAGCAGGAGCACAG TTGGTGAATTCCGCAGCATCACCACCTGGTTGCGAACTCCCTGCTTCCAATCTGGATGGATCCCAGTCGGGAGAG CTTTCGCGCTGTAGTTCAATGAGTTCATTATCACGTGAAGTAAGCCAGCATTTTAATCAG CCTGCCTGCAGTTTGCCCCTCTCGGGAGG